A single region of the Streptomyces sp. NBC_00425 genome encodes:
- a CDS encoding SapB/AmfS family lanthipeptide: MALLDLQTMESDEHTGGGGNSTVSLLSCISAASVLLCL, encoded by the coding sequence ATGGCCCTTCTCGACCTGCAGACGATGGAATCCGACGAGCACACCGGCGGCGGCGGCAACAGCACCGTCAGTCTGCTGTCGTGCATCAGCGCGGCGAGCGTCCTGCTCTGTCTCTGA
- a CDS encoding ABC transporter ATP-binding protein: MPTDRTTDDGLLGAAARHSGSRCTALVLLGVMATGAGLLLPAALGRALDLLLAHAPATRWVLYCGALVLLLTLLDACETVLGGTLDARSTAFLRRRVTGHVLAAGPRVAVRFGAGDLVARVVGSAAQAGAGPAARAALLAALAGPVGAVAALAVLDPWLAAVFLTGAPLLALLLRALARDTSAAAAGYQRAQGRIADALAQAIDGARTIRAAGTQARDTARVLRPLPELSQAGRRMWRVQGRAAAQAVTVAPLLHLGVVAVAGLLLTRHRLSPGDVLAASRYAVLATGVGVLVGRLSGLARSRAAAARLGEVLAEPAPAYGDRRLPPDGPGRLEFRGVSARRGGRTVLDGVDLVVPGGTTLALVGRSGAGKSLLAALAGRLADPDAGEVLLDGVPLPDLPRSALRAEIAQAFDRPALLGATVEDTLALSAPGRAPSPALVREAARTARADDFVRRLPHGYATLCADAPHSGGEAQRLGLARAFAHGGRLLILDDALSSLDTITERQVTDVVFGPATGATRLVTAHRAGTAARADRVAWLDGGRVRAVGAHRELWQLPEYRAVFGAAGDPAAEARTGTGARPAGGEGREGGR, encoded by the coding sequence ATGCCGACCGACCGGACCACCGATGACGGGCTGCTCGGCGCGGCGGCCCGGCACAGCGGCTCGCGTTGCACGGCCCTGGTGCTGCTCGGCGTCATGGCGACGGGCGCCGGGCTGCTCCTGCCGGCCGCCCTCGGCCGGGCCCTCGACCTGTTGCTCGCCCACGCCCCCGCGACCCGCTGGGTGCTGTACTGCGGGGCCCTGGTGCTGCTGCTGACCCTGCTGGACGCGTGCGAGACCGTCCTCGGCGGCACGCTCGACGCCCGCAGCACCGCCTTCCTGCGCCGCAGGGTCACCGGGCACGTCCTCGCCGCCGGCCCGCGGGTCGCCGTCCGCTTCGGGGCCGGCGACCTCGTGGCGCGGGTGGTCGGCAGCGCCGCGCAGGCCGGTGCGGGCCCCGCCGCCCGGGCCGCGCTGCTGGCCGCGCTCGCCGGACCCGTCGGGGCGGTCGCGGCGCTCGCCGTCCTCGACCCGTGGCTCGCGGCCGTGTTCCTCACCGGCGCGCCGCTCCTGGCCCTGCTGCTGAGGGCGCTCGCCCGCGACACCTCGGCGGCCGCGGCCGGCTACCAGCGGGCGCAGGGGCGGATCGCCGACGCGCTCGCCCAGGCGATCGACGGCGCCCGCACGATCCGCGCGGCCGGCACGCAGGCCCGCGACACGGCACGCGTCCTGCGCCCGCTGCCCGAGCTGTCGCAGGCGGGCCGGCGCATGTGGCGGGTGCAGGGCCGGGCGGCGGCGCAGGCCGTGACGGTGGCGCCGCTGCTGCACCTCGGCGTCGTCGCCGTGGCCGGACTGCTGCTCACCCGGCACCGGCTGTCGCCGGGCGACGTGCTCGCCGCGTCGCGCTACGCCGTGCTGGCGACCGGCGTCGGCGTGCTGGTGGGCCGGCTGTCCGGCCTGGCCCGGTCCCGTGCGGCCGCCGCCCGTCTGGGCGAAGTCCTGGCCGAGCCCGCTCCGGCCTACGGCGACCGCCGTCTCCCGCCGGACGGTCCGGGCCGGCTGGAGTTCCGCGGGGTGAGCGCCCGCCGCGGCGGCCGTACGGTCCTGGACGGCGTCGACCTGGTCGTGCCGGGCGGGACGACCCTGGCGCTGGTGGGCCGCTCGGGCGCGGGCAAGTCCCTGCTGGCCGCGTTGGCGGGCCGGCTCGCCGACCCGGACGCCGGTGAGGTCCTGCTGGACGGCGTCCCGCTGCCCGACCTCCCCCGGTCCGCTCTGCGGGCGGAGATCGCCCAGGCCTTCGACCGCCCGGCCCTGCTGGGCGCGACCGTCGAGGACACCCTCGCACTGAGCGCCCCCGGCCGCGCCCCCTCCCCCGCCCTGGTCCGCGAGGCCGCCCGCACGGCCCGCGCGGACGACTTCGTCCGCCGCCTGCCCCACGGCTACGCCACGCTCTGCGCCGACGCCCCGCACTCCGGCGGCGAGGCCCAACGCCTCGGCCTGGCCCGCGCGTTCGCGCACGGCGGCCGGCTCCTCATCCTCGACGACGCCCTCTCCAGCCTCGACACGATCACCGAACGCCAGGTCACGGACGTCGTGTTCGGCCCGGCGACGGGCGCCACCCGGCTCGTCACCGCCCATCGCGCCGGCACGGCAGCCCGCGCCGACCGGGTGGCCTGGCTGGACGGCGGCCGCGTCCGCGCCGTGGGCGCCCACCGGGAGCTGTGGCAGCTGCCGGAGTACCGGGCGGTCTTCGGCGCGGCGGGCGACCCGGCGGCCGAAGCGAGGACCGGGACCGGCGCGCGGCCCGCCGGCGGCGAAGGCCGGGAGGGGGGCCGATGA
- a CDS encoding ABC transporter ATP-binding protein, with product MSAARGGRRGLTVHAGRFLARRRWALVRLAGWSVLEAGQTFLLGYALAKALDDGFLAGRADVGLWWLGTAGLGVLVGAYGTARVYGAVAALVEPLRDGLVAGVVERGVREADRGALSGLTQQVEIARDAFAGLIMVSRSFVFTSVGALAGLSSLAPPLLLVVAPPLAAGVALFAVTLGPLARRQEAYLGADEALAKSLGAVCPGLRDVTAAGAEDRIAADTAALVDAELRAARALARWGVARVVCLALGGHLPLVLLLAGAPWLLAHGVTPGALVGALAYVTQSLLPALTGLIHGLGTSGSRLAVVLRRLTAPEEGTGAPPVEGTDPAPPARTPHPGPMPAPRVGPPASPPAAPEGEDSSHGRAGAAPAPGRTAPTIPPRTPTRPRTAQGRPVPTPSDRPANGSSPGPPAAALSLDALSFAYGPASAPVVDGLTLSLPAGAHLAVAGPSGVGKSTLTALVAGLLTPVGGAIRICGRPVPGAQAAARRVLIPQEAYVFGGTLGENLGHLRPDHVPEEEMLAAASAVGLAPLMDALGGPAARIDPAALSAGERQLIALTRAYLSSAPLALLDEATCHLDPEAEARAERAFAARPGGTLVVVAHRVSSVLRAERVLVMDGPRTTYGTHDEVLRRSPLYRDLVGGWTAATDAGTTANGGRASQPALPLRDADGVDAVAGAGLAGDRRHVVAHGPVGQVQTPGDLRDGGALGGEGQHA from the coding sequence ATGAGCGCCGCACGGGGCGGGCGGCGCGGGCTCACGGTGCACGCGGGCCGGTTCCTGGCGAGGCGGCGGTGGGCGCTGGTGCGGCTCGCCGGGTGGTCGGTGCTGGAGGCCGGCCAGACCTTCCTGCTCGGATACGCCCTGGCCAAGGCCCTGGACGACGGTTTCCTCGCCGGACGCGCCGATGTGGGGCTGTGGTGGCTGGGAACCGCCGGGCTCGGGGTGCTCGTGGGCGCGTACGGCACCGCGCGGGTGTACGGCGCGGTAGCGGCGCTGGTCGAACCGCTCCGGGACGGGCTGGTCGCCGGGGTGGTGGAGCGGGGGGTGCGCGAGGCGGACCGAGGGGCGCTCTCGGGCCTCACCCAGCAGGTGGAGATCGCCCGGGACGCCTTCGCCGGGCTGATCATGGTCTCCCGCTCGTTCGTGTTCACCTCCGTCGGCGCGCTGGCCGGTCTGAGCTCGCTCGCGCCGCCGCTGCTGCTGGTCGTCGCGCCGCCGCTGGCCGCCGGGGTGGCGCTGTTCGCGGTGACCCTCGGTCCGCTGGCGCGACGGCAGGAGGCGTATCTCGGCGCGGACGAGGCGCTGGCGAAGAGCCTGGGCGCCGTCTGCCCGGGGCTGCGGGACGTCACGGCGGCCGGTGCGGAGGACCGGATCGCCGCCGACACGGCCGCCCTGGTCGACGCCGAGCTGCGCGCGGCACGCGCCCTGGCCCGGTGGGGCGTGGCCCGCGTGGTCTGCCTCGCGCTGGGCGGCCACCTCCCCCTGGTCCTGCTGCTGGCCGGCGCGCCCTGGCTCCTGGCCCACGGCGTCACCCCCGGAGCGCTGGTCGGCGCCCTCGCCTATGTGACGCAGTCCCTGCTCCCGGCGCTGACCGGCCTCATCCACGGTCTGGGCACGAGCGGCTCCCGCCTCGCCGTCGTCCTGCGCCGTTTGACGGCACCCGAGGAGGGGACCGGCGCGCCCCCCGTCGAGGGCACCGACCCGGCGCCCCCCGCTCGCACCCCGCACCCTGGCCCGATGCCGGCCCCGCGGGTCGGTCCGCCGGCCTCCCCGCCGGCCGCCCCGGAGGGCGAGGACTCCTCCCACGGTCGGGCGGGCGCCGCACCGGCCCCCGGCCGGACCGCACCCACGATCCCGCCTCGCACCCCGACCCGCCCCCGCACCGCCCAGGGCCGGCCCGTGCCCACCCCGTCCGACCGCCCGGCGAACGGCTCGTCCCCCGGCCCGCCGGCCGCCGCTCTTTCGCTGGACGCCCTCTCCTTCGCCTACGGACCCGCCTCCGCACCCGTCGTCGACGGCCTCACGCTGAGTCTGCCCGCCGGGGCGCATCTGGCCGTGGCAGGTCCGAGCGGGGTCGGGAAGTCGACGCTGACCGCACTGGTCGCCGGGCTGCTGACACCCGTGGGCGGCGCGATCCGGATCTGCGGCCGGCCGGTGCCGGGCGCCCAGGCCGCCGCGCGGCGCGTGCTCATCCCTCAGGAGGCGTACGTGTTCGGGGGCACCCTCGGTGAGAACCTCGGGCACCTTCGACCGGACCACGTGCCCGAGGAGGAGATGCTGGCCGCCGCCTCCGCGGTCGGGCTGGCCCCGCTGATGGACGCGCTGGGCGGGCCGGCGGCACGGATCGACCCGGCGGCGCTGTCGGCGGGCGAGCGCCAGCTGATCGCGCTGACGCGCGCGTACCTGTCGTCCGCCCCGCTCGCCCTCCTGGACGAGGCGACCTGTCATCTGGACCCGGAGGCCGAGGCGCGCGCCGAGCGGGCGTTCGCGGCCCGGCCGGGCGGCACCCTGGTCGTCGTCGCCCACCGCGTCAGCTCGGTCCTGCGCGCCGAACGGGTGCTGGTCATGGACGGTCCGCGCACGACGTACGGGACGCACGACGAGGTGCTGCGCCGCTCTCCCCTCTACCGTGACCTGGTCGGCGGCTGGACGGCCGCCACGGACGCCGGGACGACCGCGAACGGCGGACGGGCGTCACAGCCAGCCCTGCCCCTGCGAGATGCGGATGGCGTCGACGCGGTTGCGGGCGCCGGTCTTGCGGGTGATCGCCGCCATGTAGTTGCGCACGGTCCCGTGGGACAGGTGCAGACTCCCGGCGATCTCCGCGACGGAGGCGCCCTCGGCGGCGAGGGTCAGCACGCTTAA